Genomic segment of Triticum aestivum cultivar Chinese Spring chromosome 6A, IWGSC CS RefSeq v2.1, whole genome shotgun sequence:
ttaattaatgcgtatttttctcTTCAACGCACAACAAGACAACCCTCTCACTCCTCATTGATTGATTAATGTGATACAAAAAAACCAACCTTCTCACTCCCACATGCATGCCAGAGGTATTAATGTCCTCGGTTTGCAAGTACGAGGCAAACTCATCAATTTTATCTCGATTGatgtttgtggccttgtataggtgcaaattgtaattttcatggtggccttgtatacaaaaatggagggagtagttgactTTGGCAATGAGATGCAAATTATGGATGAGGGCTTGATGCAGAGGATTAGTTGTGCAGCGGTGCATCACATGTAACTACTGGGACCATGAAAAGTGGTTATGTTGATGGTGGAGCTCCAGGGTGAAAGCCTTTTCCTGAAGTCTGCCAATGCCGATAATAATACGTCATTACCTTGTTAAAGGTATTGCTCATGTATGCTCGGACTGTtaaggtgaaaacctagattctggtCATAACTAGCTGGATCTAGTGACGGCTACGATTAAGCGTCACTTCCTTCTTTAAGGTGTTGTTGTTGAAGAAAGTCATCGTTCATATGGTGTCTTGAGATGGTTGGTTGCCTTTCTTGTAGTTTGCTGATCACGGATCCTGTCATTTTGGATTTTTTTATCTCGCCCaatcatagctttggtcttatatcaCTTTGCTATTTGCAGGGATATTTTTGCGTGTGTTGGTATTGGTTGTGTGCATCATACGCAGAGGTCAGGTGTGTGCTCATCATGGTTGTATTTTCTTGATGCTTCACATTGAGTTAATCAAATCCACCTTTTTTCCAAAGAAGTTCAGACATCTATCACATTTGTTCGCTATTTTTTTCCACTGAAAAAGGAATCCATACCAAGTAATGTTACTTTCTTAATCTGTTTCTCCGCCTTTTCTATTTCCAAGTTCTACAAAAATGCAACATTCATCTGTTGATCCGGGAGTCAAGGCGCAAATCATGGTGGGTGGACTCGtcgaaactggtgccggcggacccaaaCAGAACCTGGCGCCCTGGGGGCGcctggggcgccggcacaagcgaaaaagggCGTGCgggtccgccctgtcggcgagtcCAGCGCCTATTCCCGACGTTTCTTCCCGCTTTTCCCCCACTTTCCTCCCATTTTCCCCTTTTCTCCCGCCAATCTGCCTCTCGCTCGCCTgccagccggccgccatgccaccgaagaagtacgtcACCCCCCGCGCGGCGGCAACCAcgaccgcctccgtcgcccagccgaagtAGAGGAAGCcaagggcgccgccgtccaagccatCGGTCATGAcaaacgccgagtggagggcggaagttcagcgaCCGGAGGTTGTCACCGCCGACCGGCGCAACAGGGCCATCACCAAGAAGGACCGTgacaacgcggcgcgcgcggctgcggctgccgcttcagcggaccaagccgaggccgaggcgactcgcgcggggatgatgaatccacccagcagccacgcccagtacgctcCCTGGGGCCAGCAAAGCGTCGGCTCTCCGTCACACAGCCGTGGGGATCGCCCTCGCCGAGCTACGCCGACGGGGACgcacacggtgggttcaacccaaacatCACCTTTCCCCATGGACACCCGGCCCAGCGCATGCCCTCGCCCGCCTTccccggcgtgcagtaccctccatacaattACTCGCCGCCCGCCTACGCGTCCTCCCCGACCCCCCTTCTACGCCGTTGCGCGctacccttctcgcacctcggcgacaccgacgagaccgagggcgacatggacgacatcatcgccgcaggttcggccgcggccgccgcgtctcaCGGGTTTGTCACCCAGGGCGAGACGGTGGATCTCAGCGGccgcatggacggcgagctcggctacgtttacggcgaggacgagcaggaggagcaggagcaggaggaggaggaggaggaggaggagctggcgcCTGTTCCTGCGAAGgggcgcaagaagaagaagcgggcggctaggtcaggcgagtcgcgcatcaagtgggcgtccaaggaggaggaatgcctcgccgaagcatggaaaatcgtctacctcgacccgaccaccggcacgaaccagagcatcgacacgtactgggaccgcatcaaggccgagttcgacgagcgtaagctcgtcgacccctacttcaagggcgtctacatgcagcacggctcgaaggcgatggcgaaccattggggcgTATCCAGGGGCGTGCAACAAGTGGCAtggggtcgtcgaggaggtcgcggctcgcccagagagcggcgccagcgttgaggatcaggtatgccaTGCCGGTCTCTCCTGCCTCTCTTCACCGTGTACACctgccaactgtttgttcctctgCGCAGTTGATGCGCATGTTTGCCCTGTACCGGCAGAGCAACAGCGACGCCGAATTCAAGTACCTTCAcgtttacaagcgcattgacaagtgtgagaagtgggcggaagtccggcgcaccctcgacaaggccaaggagacctacaagccggacgcgccgactccTGGCGCATCGGAAgggcggccggacggcaacaaaagtgccaagaaggggaaacacgccgacgcggcTACCGCTCGAGTGCACGAGTCCATCGAGCACTTCCTCGCCGACGTGCAGGCCCGGGCCGTtcttcgtgaagagaagaccgacgcgcggtggtcggcgttgatgtcgagcaacgccgtcaagctcgacctgctccggaccaacgtcgccgcaaAGAAGAGAAACACTGACCTGGCTTTCCTACTGGGCGGGGCGGATatgctccagagcaccgacgaggcggtcaaggcgtggtacttggcggagcgcggcctcatcctgaaccagcttcccTCGACACCGCTGCCGACACccacgcccacgccgccgccgccgccaagcccgcgtgatgacgcctccacgacgcccagcagCACCAATGCCGCGCCGACACCGCCCAGCGCAGAAGAAGCTCCGACaccgccaagcccgcgcacgccaACTCCGCCGACGCCTAGGGCAGAGCCCGCCGAGTGATGCGAACTTGAACTTCTATCGCTCTATTTTTGTATGCCTGTCTGATCGCCGAACTGTGACTTGCGATCGCCGGACTTGTGTGACGTCTTTTATGAGCGGGAACGATCAAGTTCGAATTTTCCGTGTCCTGGGGACGGCACCTGGGGGCGTGATTGGAAGCTAGatcgcccccaggggccgaactagcgtcGGTTCACCCCAAGACCGCTATTTTTtagcgccctggggggccgaacggctggagatgctcttagtgtgCACGCTGAGTCTGGCTAGGAGTAGCACTTGCCGGCAACTTTGCTATTTGCCTACGTCACTAGAAGTTAGCTAGAAGTCATGCTGAGTCCGATTACGATTTTATATGCTGCGTGAGTCATCGTATACGAGTAGGTTTAGTTGATATTTTGGGTCGGTTGTGTCGACTGTGTATCCCTATATACAAAGCCAACGCAAAAAATATTGTTCGggagaaaaggaaataaaaaggaaaactaaTAGTAGGAGACGTAGCCTCGGCTATCCCTTTTTTCCGCGCGTGTTCATTGTTTTCATCTACCTCAACGTCGGCAGCTTGCCAGTACCTGCCATAACACATAGGAGGCCATCGATGGCCACATCGGTACAGTGGACCGATCTCCCTGACGATCTCCTTCAGTTGGTCTACCTCAACGTCGGCAGCTTCCTCCACCGCGTATGCTTCGCCGCCATATGTAGGTCGTGGCGAGCGGTCGCGATCGCGGCTAGGCACGCAGCACCGCCCACCCTGCCCTGGCTCATCTTCCCCTCCTTACACGGCGATGATTGCAAAACAATGCGTGCATACTGCCCAGAGGACGGCAGGGTCCTGCGCATTCCGCTCAAAAGCGAGGCGCTCGTCGGCAAGCGGCTAGTGGGAGCATACGACGGCGGCTGGGTCGCCGCTCTCGGGAAGGACAAGCAGCTTGACGTTGTGAACGTGTTCTCCGGTGTTGAGTCGCTCGTCCACGCAAAGAACATGAGGAATGTCTACTCGGGCTCCAAGGTTGTCTTCTCGAAATCCCCCGTGTCAAGTGACTGCATCCTCGCCACCATCCCCCTGCGAAGCAACATCGCCATCTGCAAGATTGGTTGTCTGGCCGACAGATGGACAACAAACATGTGTAATGGGCAGATCCTTAAGGACATCGTATtctacaatggaaaattgtatggCCTCACGGCCTCAATGGGCCTGATCAAATTCAATATAGGCGTGAACAAATACGGCCGGCCTCTGGTCGCTGTTGACGTCGAGTTGCGTATCCAGATTGATAACGAACCTTACATATGGTCAACTAACATTGTTGAGCTGCGAGGCAAGCTAGCGATGGTGCTAGGGAAATTGCCATGGTTCGACAACAGCCACGAGCCTTTCTTCAAGGTTTTTGTGCTGGCTGATTATTCGACGACAAAGTATGCTTGTAAGTGGGAGGAAGCAACGAGCTTGGGTGACTGTGCCTTATTTTTGGGGAAAATGTCCAGGGCAATTGACGTGCCGACGGTTGGGCTTGGCGTGTTGCAGAGAGACCACATCTACGCTGATGATATGACATACTTGACAAGTTTGGATGGCAATGGTAATCGTGTATATCCTATGCAAGATGAATGTAGTGACGATGTCACGCAGAGGATCAAATTAGCAGGATCTTATGTAGCAGCTCGCGATCAAAATAGTCGCTGGCACCATTTACTATGAGATGTACGTGCATTGTTAAAATAGTCGCTGGAAAAAACTATAGTTGTTAGGATATGTGTGGTAAAATACTAGAATTAATAGTTATTCTCCTGACAAGTTTCACGGGAATCGTTTCTATTTTCTCATATATAAGAAAGTGATAGAAATCCGATCGAGTTTctacaaggagagagagagagagagagagagagagagaggcaagccAGGAGTCCGCATCGTCCCTATACGACTAGGGCTGGCGACGTCGTCATGGCATAAGCTCCAAAGGCGTGCGAGAGAGGGGGTGTCACCATTGAATACAGCCTCATTGTGGTGCTTCTGTAGCCACCAGCAACAAAAGGAGAACGAGCTTGACACCGACCGCCAAGGGACAGCGGGCGGAAGATAGACATCCTGCATTCATCAAAAGATAGACGTCCTGCATTCATCAAAAGATAGAAGATCCTGATTAAATCTGGTGTGAGTTAACATCTGGCTCTAAACCAACTTTGTTGGTCTTATTCCATTCATCAAGTATGGACATTCTAAAACCGGCGTGATTCTCATATGAAATTGTCCTATATCGTACATTATTGTTGCCCATACCGCTATTAATTGTAGATGAGTTGTGCCCATATAAAAAACGGAAGATAAATGGTTGCTGCGCAGATGCAAGTAAGTACAAAGTGATGATGCACGTCTTCAGTGTTCTAGCTACCAGCTTCCCGTGTGCCCTGGTCCATTTTCCTACCAATATCCTTGCGTGATTCACGTATGACCTTTGTCCCCTCTTGTATATTATTGCTGCCCATACGGATACTATACATATGACTGCCACTTCAATCAAAGCGATGATGGCACGAGTGTGAGGATAAGGGCTTGCACTCTATAATATGGGCTTTTAATACAGTATTACAGTATGGCATGCAATATGTGTCTATGATCTGCAATAAATGTTGAGGCCAGGTGGTGGCGGTCGTGGGCCTCTTCAACGACGAGCGGACGCAAGATCATGGTGGCATTACTGGGATTGCAGGTTCAGTGGTTGCGTGGGGCATGAAGGACACCTTGCCGCGGCGCAAAGGGGCCCTTGCTAGAGGTCTTCGCCCTAGATCTGCGCCCTAATGGGCTTATCCCTTGCTGGTCGACATCTACATGCACGATGGCAGCATCTGACGGCACGGCGAGGCAACTATGTGCACGATTGGCAAACTGAACCTAGCAGGCCGGCTACGGTGCCGGCATGGAACGGGCGGGTGGCCGGGGTGTGGTCCTTTACCTCCGTCTACCGGGCTGGGGGCCTCGGTCGGCTATCTTCTTGGTGCAGCGGGCTTTGACGTTGTCCGGCGCCGTGTGGCAACATAATCTCATGTGACAAAGTTTGGGGGTGGCGGCGAGCGCCCCCTTGCAGCTGGACCGATCTGCCTCGGCGAGGGTGTCCCTTCTAGATCAGGAGCTTGGATACTAAGTTTTCGTGGCAACGACCGTATCCTAGACCTGATTATTGCATGCTCCTGTATGTATATGGCAGTGATAATAGGCGGAACGACGTTCCACTTATCTGTTTGCATCACTCCCTGCTCGGCAAAGCTTGATAAGGTGGTTAATAATGTTACTTGTGTCGAACGTACATTCCTGTTTTTTTATCTATTAGATACAGAAAATTTTGGAATCCATTAAACTTAGCATGATTGTGGAACCCATGTTATTCGGTGAAGGATAAATATATATTTCTGACCTTTTGTTTTATAATGcccatttttttttgaaaatctgGATATTCAAACACAGTTATTAATGGACCCGGTGTAAACTGAATGAGAAATAAGGtgtaaattaacatctactagtttTAAACCATCTCTGTAGGTCTTATTCCATTCATCAAGTATCGACATTCTAACCGGCCAGAGATTGATGCCAACAGGCAAAACCAATAGCCTTGCGTGATTCACGTATGAAATTGTCCTATATCATACATTAATGCTGCCCATACTGCTATTGTAGATGAGTGTTTTGCCCATAAGATACATGGTTGCTGCCCAGATGCAAGTAAGTACAAAGTGATGGTGCACGTGTTCAGTTTTCTAGCAGCTTACCGTGTGACGTGGCGCGTTTTCCTTTTCTTTAAATGAAAATTTGACGCCAACGTGTAATACATACCAATAGCCTTGCGTGATTCACGTATGACCATGTCCCCTATTGTACATTATTGCTGCCCATACTGATACTGTACACGATTGTTGCCCATAATAATACATGCAAGTACGTACAAAATGATGGTGCACACGTACTCAGTGTTCCAGCAGCTTCACCCGTGACTGCCACCTCAACCAGAGCCATGATGGCACGATTGCGAGGATAAGGGCCTTCACTCTATAAATAGGACATCAAGTTGATCTATCCAAGCATGCGTCAGCAAATAGAAGTTCCAGttccaactcaacagacaccattAGAGGGAGGGTGCAGCAGCAGGAGTTGAGGGTCCAAAGGCACCGGATTTCTTCAGCTTCGAAAGTAAGTGATAATCAATGTCTAGGCTTCCACTGGCAGGAGTTAGGACTTCCAATTTCGAGCCTAGAGAGCTTCCATCAAACAGCTACCTGAATCTGGGCGGGCCTTATGGAAAATTTGTGCCTTTCATAATCGCGGGAGAAGGGGGCTTTGGGGAGCATAAGCAGCTCAACTGGACAAACTTGTTTTTACTGAACAAGCTTGGCAGTGACATAGACAGGGATCATCAAGAGGTGATCGATCAGATAAAGGCAGAGAAAGATGTTGAAAAGATAAAAGAGTTGATAGAGCGACTGCCTCGTGAAATTGCTGAGCACTTGGAAGGCCATGAGACCCATGAACAGGTTGAAATCCTGGCAGATCTGAGCAGGAACATGGATCAGAAGATGTCTTATCTCAGCAGAGAGATCCGGCATCTAAGG
This window contains:
- the LOC123129909 gene encoding uncharacterized protein — translated: MSRLPLAGVRTSNFEPRELPSNSYLNLGGPYGKFVPFIIAGEGGFGEHKQLNWTNLFLLNKLGSDIDRDHQEVIDQIKAEKDVEKIKELIERLPREIAEHLEGHETHEQVEILADLSRNMDQKMSYLSREIRHLRSDLGQMMQGIGEIREALARMERQNPCFRP